The Flavobacterium sp. CBA20B-1 genome includes the window CTTAAATCAGATACGATATAAAAATTAAATCTATTAAAGCTACAACTTTTAGTAGTTTTTTAGTTTTAACAAAATTTTGGCACGCAATTTGGTTTGACCCAAACAAATCATAAAACAACAAAATAGTATGAAAAAATTAGTTTACTTATTTACTTTATTTTCGGCAGCTGCCTTTGCCCAAGAACAACAAAAAGATGTGGTCACCATCTCTGCAAACTACAATTTTTCTGAACCTACACAATACGGTGTTAGCTTAGAATTCACGAAAGAAGCCAGAAAAGACGAACGTTTAACATCGCGCTTGTTGAATATTAGTTACGGACAATTGGAATACGACAACAATTATTTAAAAAGTACCGGAGAAGGATTTGTAGTTGAATTGGGTAGCCGCACCTATTTTAAGAAAGGAGTTCGAGAAGGTTTCTATGCAGAAAACTTTATTACACACGGACAAATTAAATTCGACGAAATGATCAATGGGGAAAATTTTGAAGGAAAGTACAGTTTCTGGAGTATTTTTAACCCCAATCTTGGATACAAAATACATCTTAGCAAAAATTTAAGCATCGACCCATCGGTTGGTTTCAACTGGAAATGGGAAGTGCGTGGCAAAGGTGGCATCGATAACCGTCATTTTGATAACTTTGTGTTTAAAGCTGGTGTGAAGTTGGGCTACACGTTTTAAGGGTTACTTTAAAAAGCTAAAAAAAGTCTGTATTATTAAATGATGCAGACTTTTTTGTTTGTAAGCTGTTTACTTATTTTGAGAAATAGATTACAAAACTCCTTTCAATTACCTATAAATCAACTAATTCAAATATTTTTTTAAAAATTAAAGTCTTTTTACAGTTCCAAAGTCAGATTATTTTTAGTTTTATTTAAGAAAAAGTTGCTG containing:
- a CDS encoding autotransporter outer membrane beta-barrel domain-containing protein, which encodes MKKLVYLFTLFSAAAFAQEQQKDVVTISANYNFSEPTQYGVSLEFTKEARKDERLTSRLLNISYGQLEYDNNYLKSTGEGFVVELGSRTYFKKGVREGFYAENFITHGQIKFDEMINGENFEGKYSFWSIFNPNLGYKIHLSKNLSIDPSVGFNWKWEVRGKGGIDNRHFDNFVFKAGVKLGYTF